The following coding sequences are from one Leptospira mayottensis 200901116 window:
- a CDS encoding YqjF family protein, with product MIQNWEELLFLHWEVPQKFLEKILPQGLEIDTYQGKTYIGIVPFRMKRVRPIGLPPFPWISYFSELNVRTYVKAKGKPGVYFFSLDAGNRIVVEVARKFFHLPYLNAKINFKKEKTRKEFHCRRNDSRANPGEFHITYRPSTEVYRTKEGTLENWLTERYCLYCKDSQEKIYRGEVHHLPWPIQKAECNIYHNTILKSNNIPLTHSMSEPLIHYSESLKVALFPLVPVY from the coding sequence ATGATTCAGAACTGGGAGGAATTACTTTTTCTTCATTGGGAGGTCCCACAAAAATTTTTAGAGAAAATTTTACCTCAGGGTTTGGAAATCGATACGTATCAAGGAAAGACTTATATAGGAATAGTCCCGTTTCGAATGAAGCGAGTTAGGCCGATTGGTCTGCCGCCATTCCCTTGGATTTCGTATTTTTCGGAGCTGAATGTTCGGACTTATGTCAAAGCAAAAGGCAAACCGGGAGTATATTTTTTCAGCTTGGATGCTGGAAATCGTATTGTCGTCGAGGTCGCTAGGAAATTTTTCCATCTACCGTATTTAAATGCGAAAATAAACTTTAAAAAAGAAAAAACTCGAAAAGAATTTCACTGTCGCAGAAACGATTCGCGCGCAAACCCGGGAGAATTTCATATAACTTACCGGCCTTCGACCGAAGTTTATAGAACAAAGGAAGGAACTTTGGAAAACTGGCTCACGGAAAGATATTGTCTTTATTGTAAAGATTCTCAAGAAAAAATTTATCGAGGAGAGGTTCATCATCTTCCTTGGCCTATTCAAAAAGCGGAATGTAATATTTATCATAATACAATTTTAAAAAGTAATAATATTCCTTTGACGCATTCAATGTCGGAACCGCTGATACATTATTCTGAATCTCTAAAAGTCGCTCTTTTCCCCTTGGTTCCCGTATATTGA
- the ccrA gene encoding crotonyl-CoA carboxylase/reductase translates to MSQIESVPVGTLPPLGQVPKKMYAQVVRANRFGDPIKAIQEELIDVPELAPDEVLVAVMAAGVNYNNVWAALGFPVDVIGARNKKGEPENFHIGGSDASGIVYKVGPDVKNVKVGDEVVLHCGIWDRNDPWIKAGKDPMFAPSQLIWGYETNWGSFAQFCKVQDHQCLPKPKHLSWEEAAAYMLVGATAYRMLHHWTPNNVQKDDVVLIWGGAGGLGAMAIQIVKAAGGVPIAVVSEDDKIDFCMKLGAAGVINRKKFSHWGALTSEINKMEKFAEWTKSAREFGKAIWDIAGKGKNPKIVFEHPGETTIPTSMFVCETGGMVVICAGTTGYNATVDLRYLWMRQKRLQGSHFANDDNSKGLNDLVIDKKVDPCLSKTFAWNETATAHQLMKENKHPAGNMSILVGADKPGLGKK, encoded by the coding sequence ATGAGCCAAATTGAATCCGTTCCAGTCGGAACCCTTCCCCCCTTGGGCCAGGTTCCTAAAAAAATGTACGCACAGGTCGTTAGAGCCAATCGTTTCGGCGACCCAATCAAAGCAATTCAGGAAGAACTTATCGATGTTCCAGAACTAGCTCCGGACGAAGTACTCGTCGCGGTAATGGCAGCCGGTGTAAATTATAATAACGTTTGGGCCGCCCTTGGATTTCCCGTAGATGTAATCGGTGCCAGAAATAAAAAAGGCGAACCTGAAAACTTTCACATCGGTGGATCCGACGCATCCGGGATCGTCTATAAAGTCGGTCCCGATGTTAAGAACGTAAAAGTAGGAGACGAAGTCGTTCTTCACTGTGGAATCTGGGATCGCAACGATCCTTGGATCAAAGCGGGAAAAGATCCGATGTTTGCCCCTTCTCAGTTGATCTGGGGATACGAAACGAATTGGGGATCCTTTGCACAGTTTTGTAAGGTTCAAGATCACCAATGTCTTCCAAAGCCGAAACATCTTTCCTGGGAAGAAGCCGCCGCTTATATGCTCGTAGGAGCGACCGCTTATAGAATGCTTCATCACTGGACTCCGAATAACGTCCAAAAAGACGACGTAGTTCTGATTTGGGGGGGCGCAGGTGGACTTGGAGCGATGGCAATCCAGATTGTAAAAGCGGCAGGCGGAGTTCCAATCGCGGTCGTTTCCGAAGACGATAAGATCGATTTCTGCATGAAGTTAGGCGCGGCGGGTGTTATCAACCGTAAGAAATTCTCTCATTGGGGAGCGCTAACTTCCGAAATCAATAAGATGGAAAAATTCGCAGAATGGACAAAGTCCGCTCGCGAATTTGGAAAGGCGATCTGGGACATCGCAGGAAAAGGAAAAAATCCGAAGATCGTCTTCGAGCATCCCGGCGAAACTACGATTCCTACTTCCATGTTCGTGTGCGAAACGGGTGGCATGGTCGTAATCTGTGCGGGAACTACCGGCTATAATGCAACCGTCGACTTGCGCTATCTCTGGATGAGACAAAAACGTCTCCAAGGCTCGCACTTTGCGAACGACGATAACTCGAAAGGTCTGAACGACTTGGTCATCGATAAAAAAGTCGATCCTTGTCTTTCTAAAACGTTTGCGTGGAACGAAACCGCGACCGCACACCAGTTGATGAAAGAAAACAAACATCCGGCCGGAAACATGTCGATTTTAGTCGGAGCCGATAAACCGGGATTGGGAAAAAAATAA
- a CDS encoding IS5 family transposase, whose protein sequence is MDKYYSEIPDALWEKIEPLIPKVRANLQGGRNRLPTRVVMAGIIYRMKTGCQWRAIPSNFGSGQTCHRRFQEWERAGVFKKVYKSILKYYDVKNKIAWDWASMDSAIVKAPKGGV, encoded by the coding sequence ATGGACAAATATTATTCAGAGATCCCCGATGCACTTTGGGAAAAAATAGAACCATTAATCCCAAAAGTTAGGGCAAATCTCCAAGGAGGTCGCAATCGATTACCTACAAGAGTGGTAATGGCGGGGATCATCTATCGAATGAAAACAGGCTGTCAGTGGCGGGCAATTCCGAGTAACTTCGGATCTGGTCAAACTTGTCACAGAAGATTCCAAGAATGGGAGCGAGCGGGAGTATTCAAAAAGGTTTATAAATCTATTTTAAAATATTATGATGTGAAGAATAAGATAGCATGGGACTGGGCCTCGATGGATTCCGCAATTGTTAAAGCTCCCAAAGGGGGAGTTTAA